Proteins from one Juglans microcarpa x Juglans regia isolate MS1-56 chromosome 6S, Jm3101_v1.0, whole genome shotgun sequence genomic window:
- the LOC121236611 gene encoding uncharacterized protein LOC121236611: MASRRRMRLTAYLLTVKQREDESLKAYLTRFNKEKMTADNQDEKIMLAALLGGIWPRSPFVAELAKKTPSTLREYIDMADDFVNIEDTLITLTTQPERMSEWELKGGQRKD, from the coding sequence ATGGCGAGTAGAAGGCGCATGAGGCTCACTGCATACTTATTAACTGTCAAACAGCGAGaggatgaaagtttgaaagcaTATTTAACACgcttcaataaagagaaaatgacAGCTGATAATCAAGATGAGAAAATCATGCTAGCAGCGTTACTAGGAGGTATTTGGCCAAGGAGCCCTTTTGTGGCTGAGCTGGCCAAAAAAACTCCTTCCACTTTACGAGAGTACATCGACATGgctgatgattttgttaatattGAAGACACTCTGATCACCTTGACCACCCAACCAGAAAGAATGAGTGAATGGGAACTGAAAGGAGGACAGAGAAAAGACTGA